One genomic window of Trichomycterus rosablanca isolate fTriRos1 chromosome 1, fTriRos1.hap1, whole genome shotgun sequence includes the following:
- the LOC134317042 gene encoding uncharacterized protein LOC134317042: MAVWRCMICFVFVALSIKSLLSHINVTHSRSQDFWILCGIDGCEQDFRVYNSFYRHLKRTHPLYLATGCPPMAWGTTPTSAALGSENFGASIFSEAATPARTYFVEEQSHGSQIETCMETPPDSHSCIQENNGAGTSVTEPDIGKSAAAFAISVREECHLSQRTVNRVIGGVQQYQSTLLDTLRIRMRRVFDRHNHSTTAYGQNRTICELFSPVCPEEVVVSQKICLVKQGSSKVMAIRNKSFYYVPLIESLKQLLTNSRIFSMLNTVPQRSREGFLYDFSDGSLFTSHPLYYVRPNALQIILYSDEIEICNPLGPHTSSNKLLMVYYSLGNIDPKFRSKLAAIRLLAIAKSVDDSKWGIDVILQRIIKDLILLYNGVKVETPHGEMDLFGAVIAVCGDTLAQHELAGFKEGVGFAYSKCRHCECTFEDMQIYFDENNFVRRTLERHIRQCLEIDKASTDTLKSSLKTTYGINRKSRLIDVPAFDLIRQTPQDIMHVIFEGVAPMEMKLVLKRLILSGNLELDVFNSAIQNFPYSPLDIRDKPCPVSVSTLIASDNKLKQSCGQMLILLKVLPFILYDLDDEYVTFIVKLIEIVQIVLAPIISLQTVIRLKLMIEEHLSQFKHLFPETNVIPKQHYMLHLPSQIQSLGPLIRTMCMRFEAKHSYFKQ, encoded by the exons ATGGCAGTGTGGCGGTGTATGATCTGTTTCGTTTTTGTTGCGTTAAGTATAAAATCGCTCCTCAGCCACATAAATGTCACGCATAGCCGTAGTCAAGATTTTTGGATTCTGTGTGGAATTGATGGTTGTGAACAAGATTTTAGAGTTTACAACTCATTTTATCGCCATCTTAAACGAACACACCCTTTGTATTTGGCGACCGGGTGCCCACCAATGGCATGGGGGACAACACCTACTTCAGCTGCACTTGGGTCAGAGAACTTTGGTGCATCTATTTTTTCTGAAGCCGCTACTCCTGCAAGAACGTACTTTGTGGAGGAACAGTCACACGGCAGTCAAATTGAAACTTGTATGGAAACTCCTCCTGATTCCCATTCTTGTATTCAG GAAAATAATGGAGCTGGAACATCTGTAACCGAACCGGATATTGGCAAGTCTGCGGCAGCTTTTGCAATCAGTGTCCGGGAAGAATGCCATCTGTCACAG AGGACCGTCAACAGAGTCATTGGAGGGGTGCAACAGTACCAATCAACTCTCTTGGATACATTAAGGATAAGAATGAGAAGAGTTTTTGACAGACACAACCACTCAACCACAGCATATGGACAGAATAGGACTATTTGTGAACTCTTCAGTCCAGTCTGCCCAGAGGAAGTAGTTGTCTCTCAGAAGATTTGTTTGGTTAAGCAAGGTAGTTCAAAGGTTATGGCCATAAGAAACAAAAGTTTTTACTATGTACCACTAATtgaaagtctaaagcagctactgACCAATTCCAGAATTTTCTCCATGTTGAACACTGTACCACAGAGAAGCAGAGAGGGATTCTTGTATGACTTTTCAGATGGGTCTCTTTTTACATCTCATCCTTTATATTATGTGAGGCCTAATGCTTTGCAGATCATTTTGTACTCAGACGAGATTGAAATATGTAACCCTTTAGGGCCCCATACTTCTTCAAATAAGTTGTTAATGGTTTACTACAGTTTAGGTAATATTGATCCAAAATTTAGGTCCAAGTTAGCAGCAATACGACTCCTTGCTATTGCAAAATCTGTTGATGATTCTAAATGGGGTATAGATGTTATTTTACAAAGAATTATAAAAGATCTTATTCTGCTTTATAACGGTGTCAAGGTTGAAACACCACATGGTGAAATGGACTTGTTTGGAGCTGTGATAGCAGTATGTGGAGATACACTTGCTCAACATGAGCTTGCTGGCTTTAAAGAAGGGGTTGGCTTTGCCTATAGCAAGTGCAGACACTGTGAATGCACCTTTGAGGATATGCAAATATATTTTGATGAGAATAATTTTGTCAGAAGAACACTAGAAAGGCATATTAGGCAATGTCTTGAAATAGACAAGGCAAGCACAGATACTTTAAAGTCCTCCCTCAAAACTACTTACGGAATTAATAGAAAAAGCAGACTTATTGATGTTCCTGCATTTGACCTAATCAGGCAAACTCCACAGGACATAATGCATGTCATTTTTGAAGGTGTTGCACCAATGGAAATGAAGCTTGTGTTAAAACGTCTTATACTGTCAGGTAATCTAGAATTAGATGTGTTCAATTCAGCCATTCAGAATTTTCCTTACTCGCCTCTTGATATACGTGATAAACCTTGCCCTGTTAGTGTCAGCACTTTGATAGCAAGTGACAACAAATTGAAACAATCATGTGGGCAAATGTTAATACTGTTAAAAGTATTACCTTTTATTCTGTATGACTTGGACGATGAGTATGTTACATTTATTGTTAAGCTGATTGAAATTGTACAGATTGTTCTTGCTCCTATTATTTCTTTACAGACAGTAATACGGCTTAAACTTATGATTGAAGAACACCTTAGTCAGTTCAAACATTTATTTCCCGAAACTAATGTAATACCCAAGCAACATTACATGTTGCATTTGCCCAGTCAAATTCAATCCCTTGGTCCTTTAATAAGAACTATGTGCATGCGGTTTGAGGCCAAGCACAGTTATTTCAAACAGTAG